The following are from one region of the Paenibacillus sp. KS-LC4 genome:
- a CDS encoding peptidylprolyl isomerase yields the protein MSRKQGTVCSAFLMALLIMTLLAGCGAKGSLTSQGTAGEAGNAEKVMRWERMPEMELDLNKSYTAVFTTNKGNFTVKLYANEAPITVNNFVFLARHGFYDGLTFHRIIESFMIQGGDPQGNGVGTPGYSIPDELDTEIKYEPGIVAMANAGKPNTGGSQFFICTGSGSENLNQNPNYSIFGKVVSGMDTVTDIAKTPVDNNEPLEDIIIQNVIIEEK from the coding sequence ATGAGCAGGAAACAGGGGACGGTATGCAGCGCTTTTCTAATGGCACTCCTCATCATGACTTTGCTTGCCGGCTGTGGAGCGAAAGGGAGCTTGACCAGTCAAGGAACAGCGGGGGAAGCAGGCAATGCCGAGAAGGTGATGCGCTGGGAGCGCATGCCGGAGATGGAGCTGGATCTCAATAAATCGTATACCGCCGTATTTACAACGAATAAAGGGAATTTTACTGTGAAGCTTTACGCTAATGAAGCGCCTATAACGGTAAATAACTTTGTTTTTCTAGCGCGTCATGGATTCTATGACGGTTTGACGTTTCATCGCATTATTGAATCATTTATGATTCAGGGCGGTGATCCGCAAGGCAATGGCGTTGGGACACCGGGCTATTCGATTCCCGACGAGCTGGACACAGAAATTAAATATGAGCCTGGTATTGTTGCAATGGCCAATGCTGGCAAGCCGAATACAGGCGGCAGCCAATTTTTCATTTGCACAGGCTCCGGCTCTGAGAATTTGAATCAGAATCCCAACTATTCTATTTTCGGCAAAGTTGTGAGCGGCATGGATACGGTGACTGATATAGCCAAGACGCCTGTTGACAATAATGAGCCGCTTGAAGATATTATTATTCAAAATGTAATCATCGAGGAAAAATAG
- a CDS encoding PBP1A family penicillin-binding protein, with product MADRRQRTQPEKKTKPKKKRRMSGKTWFFLLFFTVVIAIVCGIIGYSLIILNGERMLKERADMMVMGEASIVYDANGDEISRLSTAGENREIAEYDEIPKEMMNALVATEDQRFYEHSGIDFFAIGRALVKDVIARSAVEGGSTITQQLAKNMFLSSDKTLFRKATEASIAVALENNKTKEEILTLYLNRIYFGKGVYGVKGAAKYYFNSELKDLKLWQMATLAGMPKAPSRYNPVNDPEGSKVRRGVVLQLMYDQGYITKDEMDEAKAVDYVTPPSVEQSKDEPYKAFVDYAVEEALRVMPDMTETDLRIGGYRIYTTLNPTAQTVVEKEFADDSNFEESVDDKKVQGAMVIIDHRDGAIQAIAGGRDYERKGLNRVELPRQPGSAFKPITSYGPALETGQYFPWTVLKNDKTCFGNYCPKDSRGATPITMQDAVKHSRNLPAVWTLNEIGVSNGVKFATKLGFKLSDQDRNLAIALGGLTEGVTPLQMATAYSAFANNGQTVDSHTIREITTSSNTAVYTYKAPSAEQVMNPDSAWYMTEMLQTVVQSGGTGTGAAIDRPVAGKTGTTQHGIPGFNSSANRDAWFVGYTPEWTAAVWMGYDRTDEQHVLKKSSAQSAAMFSKVMKQAMADIPKSSFKKPEGVKEPVKDVGAVTNFNAVFVPEQMKVALSWQGAASSSISYKVYRKAMDQADFSLFVDSAGTSVDDMSVAPGMTYDYYVVAIDAENNLTSKQSETITVQIPETVIDVPDVPMDSIDPDEGGIELPSFSPDSGMTPTPTPGTQTPPVETIDPGTVSPEPTDNLASPPVEEGLQNGGNAGGEDHPANATPDPAQGDGTTNEAG from the coding sequence ATGGCTGATCGCAGGCAAAGAACACAACCTGAGAAGAAAACAAAGCCTAAGAAAAAAAGAAGAATGTCGGGGAAAACGTGGTTTTTCCTGTTATTTTTCACTGTAGTTATTGCTATCGTGTGCGGTATCATCGGGTATTCGCTCATTATTTTGAACGGGGAGCGAATGCTTAAGGAAAGAGCCGATATGATGGTTATGGGCGAAGCATCCATCGTCTATGATGCGAACGGAGATGAAATTTCACGATTGTCAACAGCAGGAGAAAATCGTGAAATTGCCGAATACGATGAAATTCCAAAGGAAATGATGAATGCCCTTGTGGCGACGGAGGATCAGCGTTTTTACGAGCATTCCGGCATCGACTTTTTCGCCATTGGACGAGCGCTCGTCAAGGACGTTATCGCTCGCAGTGCGGTTGAGGGCGGAAGTACAATTACCCAGCAGCTAGCTAAAAATATGTTTTTATCCTCGGATAAAACGTTGTTCCGGAAAGCGACGGAAGCATCTATTGCCGTTGCCTTGGAAAACAACAAGACGAAGGAAGAAATATTGACGCTTTATTTAAATCGGATTTACTTTGGCAAAGGGGTTTACGGTGTCAAAGGAGCTGCAAAATATTATTTCAACAGCGAGCTGAAGGACTTGAAGCTATGGCAAATGGCTACACTTGCCGGAATGCCAAAAGCGCCAAGCCGCTACAATCCGGTTAATGATCCAGAAGGCTCCAAGGTGCGCCGCGGAGTTGTGCTTCAGTTGATGTATGATCAGGGCTACATTACGAAGGACGAAATGGATGAGGCGAAGGCAGTTGATTATGTGACGCCTCCTTCAGTAGAACAAAGCAAGGATGAGCCTTACAAAGCGTTTGTTGACTATGCAGTAGAAGAAGCATTGAGAGTGATGCCGGATATGACCGAAACGGATCTGCGCATCGGCGGTTATCGGATCTATACGACGCTCAATCCAACAGCGCAAACAGTTGTTGAAAAAGAATTTGCCGACGATTCCAATTTTGAGGAAAGCGTTGACGACAAGAAGGTTCAGGGAGCAATGGTCATTATCGACCATCGGGATGGGGCTATCCAGGCTATTGCTGGCGGCCGTGATTATGAACGCAAAGGCTTGAACCGCGTGGAATTACCGCGGCAGCCGGGATCAGCGTTCAAGCCGATTACATCTTACGGTCCTGCACTGGAAACCGGTCAATATTTTCCATGGACCGTTCTGAAAAATGATAAAACCTGCTTCGGCAATTATTGCCCTAAAGATTCAAGAGGCGCAACGCCGATTACGATGCAGGATGCGGTTAAGCATTCCCGCAACTTGCCTGCCGTATGGACGCTGAATGAAATTGGCGTTAGCAATGGCGTGAAATTTGCGACAAAGCTTGGTTTTAAACTGAGCGACCAGGATCGCAATCTTGCGATTGCGCTTGGCGGATTGACGGAAGGTGTTACACCGCTGCAAATGGCGACAGCTTACAGTGCTTTTGCCAATAACGGCCAAACCGTTGATTCCCATACGATTAGAGAAATTACGACGAGCAGCAATACGGCTGTCTATACGTACAAAGCGCCGTCAGCTGAGCAAGTTATGAATCCGGATAGCGCTTGGTATATGACGGAAATGCTGCAGACGGTTGTCCAATCTGGAGGTACAGGAACAGGTGCGGCCATAGATCGCCCCGTCGCCGGCAAGACGGGTACGACTCAGCATGGTATTCCAGGCTTTAACTCCAGCGCAAACCGTGACGCTTGGTTTGTAGGCTACACGCCGGAGTGGACTGCCGCTGTATGGATGGGGTACGATCGAACGGATGAGCAGCACGTGCTCAAGAAGAGCAGTGCCCAGTCGGCTGCCATGTTCTCCAAGGTAATGAAGCAGGCGATGGCAGACATACCGAAGTCCAGCTTTAAGAAGCCAGAGGGCGTGAAAGAGCCGGTTAAAGATGTAGGTGCCGTAACGAACTTTAATGCGGTGTTTGTTCCAGAGCAAATGAAAGTTGCTCTGTCCTGGCAAGGTGCAGCAAGCAGCAGCATTTCGTATAAGGTTTATCGCAAAGCGATGGATCAGGCGGATTTCAGCTTGTTTGTTGATTCTGCTGGAACATCGGTTGATGATATGTCGGTTGCACCAGGCATGACGTATGACTATTATGTTGTTGCGATAGATGCCGAGAATAATCTGACCAGCAAGCAATCCGAGACGATAACCGTACAAATTCCAGAAACGGTTATTGATGTTCCAGACGTTCCGATGGATTCCATAGATCCAGATGAAGGTGGTATTGAATTGCCTTCCTTCAGTCCTGACAGCGGCATGACGCCAACCCCGACGCCTGGCACACAGACGCCGCCGGTTGAAACCATTGACCCAGGGACAGTAAGTCCCGAGCCAACGGATAACCTTGCTAGCCCTCCGGTAGAGGAAGGGTTGCAAAATGGCGGCAATGCAGGTGGCGAGGACCATCCGGCGAACGCGACGCCGGATCCCGCCCAAGGGGATGGAACGACTAACGAAGCCGGGTAG
- the hfq gene encoding RNA chaperone Hfq: protein MNKSINIQDTFLNQLRKDNIPVTVFLMNGFQIRGVIKAFDNFTIIIDSEGRQQMVYKHAISTFTPQRNVSLMQDNSSSDS, encoded by the coding sequence ATGAACAAATCCATCAACATTCAAGATACGTTCTTGAACCAATTGCGTAAAGATAACATTCCTGTTACAGTCTTCCTGATGAACGGGTTCCAAATCCGGGGCGTTATTAAAGCATTTGACAACTTCACCATTATTATTGACAGCGAAGGCCGTCAACAAATGGTGTACAAGCATGCCATTTCGACGTTTACTCCGCAGCGAAATGTATCTCTCATGCAGGACAACAGCAGCTCTGACTCGTAA